AGCTGGGATTTGATTTGAAGTTTGAAAAGAAATTGTGACCTACCCTGGATCATTTCTGGtgattttaatgagattttGTTCtcacatgaaaaaaaaagtgcCCTAAGGGATGAAAGGCGTATGGAAAATTTTAGACAGGTACTCGAGGAATGAAATTTGGTTGATGGAGGCTTTTCGGGACCTTGGTTCATTTGGGAAAGGGGAAATTTACCAGAAACTAATATTCGAGAAAGGTTAGACAATTAAGTGGTTAATCAAGAATGGATGaatctttttcctaattttcaaTTGATCCCCTTCCTCATTCTTTTAATGATCATTGTCCGTTATTAATTCATACGAAAAAGAATGCGACTTGGGGAAgacaatgaaattttaaatttgaagtttagtgGGTATTAGAAGAATCTTGTGAAAAAGTAATTCGCCAAGTTTGGAAAACCACATCGGGTGATATTTTGCTAAAGCTGTAGGTCCTAAGGAATGCCCTTATAGAATAggaaagaaaattgagaaaaagtcAAGGTGATGTATCAAAAAAACTGAAGAATAGATTGAAGATGCTTATAGAAGGAGAAAGGATGATGAGACAATGGCAAAAATTATGGATGTTAAACTACAATTAAACTGGAATATGGAAAAACAGTAAGCTTATTGGGGACAGAGGGCCCAAGCAAATTGGTTAAAATTGGAGGAAATGAATATAGCGTTCTTTCACAAATTTGCTTCCTAAACAAGATACATGACTTGGATTAGGGGTTTGGTGAATGCATATAGAGTGATCACGAACGATGAGGACTAAATGGAGAAAATTGCTCGAGAATATTTTTATGTTCTATTCACCACAAAAGGAGTAAGAGATATGGGGCATATTTTGTCAGGGGTGGAGCATTGCATAACAAAATAGATGAACTAAAGGCTTACAGCAAAATATTTGCCTGATGAGGTGTTTAAAGCATTGAAAGAAATAGATCCGACTAAAGCAGCTGGTAATGATGGTTTTTCggtaatttttttccaacaattttgGTATATTGTTGAAAAGGACGTGAGCAATTTCTGCTTGAGCATATTGAATGAAGGTATGTCTTTGGAACCAAGCAATGTTagaaatattgtttttataccAAAAATTGTTCAGCTTACAAATCTATCCAATTTTGGACCAATAAGCCTTTGCACAGTTCTTTATAAAGTCATCTCTAAAATTATGGCGAATCGTTTTCAAAAAGTTTTAGAATGTTGTATTGATGAGTCTTAAAGAGCCTTTGTTCTGAGcagattaatatttgataatatcCTCATTGCATATGAAATTTTGCATgcatttaagaaaaaaagaagaggcgGGAAAAAGAGTTTGGCATTGAAAATAGATATGAGTAAGGCCTACGATCATGTTGAATGGCCTTTTTCTGAAGGAAGTGCTTTTAAAAATGGGTTTTGCTAGTTCATGGTTGGAATCCATAATCCATTGTTTAAAAACAGTCACTTATTCAATTGTGGTTAATGGGAAAAAAAGGTCAAAAATTCCTTGCTACTAGAGGATTAAGGCAAGGGGATCCATTAAGCCCATGCCTTTTTTTGATTTGTAGTGAGGGGCTATCAACCTTAATGTGATTGGTTGAGAGGGAAGGATTCATAGAAGGGTCTAAAGTCAATAAGAGTGGACCAAAAAATTTTCACCTTCTATTCGCTGATGATAGTATTCTTTTTTAGGAGGTTTCAGAAAGGGGGCACATGTGCTTAAGGGGATTTTGAAAGAGTACGAAGAGGTGTTAGGTCAGTGTGTAAACTATGAAAAGTCTACATCTTTTTATAGTACAAATACTTCTGGTCAGGTGAGAAATTCTGTTATGCAAGTTTTGAATGTTAGGAACTCTATGAATCCTGAAAAATATATTGGATTGCCTAATATGGTTGGTCGGGGTAAAAAGTTGGCTTTCCAGATTCTAAAAGATCGAATGAGACAAAAAATCAATAGTTGGAGttctaaatatttatcaaaatagggGGAAAGAGGTTTTCATAAAATCTATTCTCCAAGCAATCCCAACTTATTCGATGGCTTGTTTTTTGTTGCCAAAGTCATTGTGCCAAGAGATAGAGAACATATGTGCAAATTTCTGGTGGAGGAAAGGACCAGGGTTCACTGGTGTGAATGGAAACACTTATGTGTCTCAAAGGAGAACGGGGGTTTGGGTTTTCGTAGTTTTGCTCAATTTAATTTGTCCTTACTTGCCAAGCAGGGATGGAGATTATTAAATTATCCAAATTTCTTAGTTGTGTGTACtttcaaagcaaaatatttCCTGGAAACTAATTTCTTGAGTTCAAGGTTAGGAAATATACCTTCTTTTACCAGGAAGAGTATTTGGGCAGCAAATGGAGTTCTCTAAGATGGCTTGTGTTGGCATGTGGGTACTGGAACCAAGATTTATATCCGTGATTCAGCATGGGTACCAGGAGCTGAAAATTACAGAATATTAGATGGTAAGAGATGCCATGAATCTTTGAAAGTGAGTGATGATGAGTCATCATCATATGATTATTTTGGACTATATCTTACTTACATTTGATTGGTTTCCTGAGATTTTTTATATgctttaaattcattttagtgatttgactttttttgtttgaattgtaaaaattgtgtattttttgtgtttttcatgcatttagtttcaataaaatattacatgTGAAATTTGCAGGTAAAACAGGTTTAGGAAAAAAATGTCAATACATGGAACCATAAGATTAAATGCACTAAGCCTAAAGTTGATCCAATCTGATGGACATATTCAGAACTTTCAGTCGAAACACTTCTTAGTGTTTCGATCATGTCTCGAACTTCAAGACTCCATTTTGGGTGTACCTTATATAGTTGGAAGGGGATTTGTAATTTGAACAATTTCAGAACTTTCAGTCGGAACACTTCTTAGTGTCCAAAGCTCAAAGattaaaaatttggaatttgAACACATTCAGAACTTTGTTGGAACATTTCTTAGTGTTTCAATCATGTCTCAAGCTTCAAGACTCCATTTTGGGTGTACCTTATATCGTAGGAAAGGGGATTTGAAGATCTATTCAAATATTGGAACACCAACACCAAAATGCATCAGGAAGAGATCCAAAAGCAAAGATAAAGTTACAAGTTTCACATTGATAGACAATTTTGATGTATTTTCGTGTTTGGCTCATATCTCCTAACACAATTGGAGTTTGGAGTTGAAATTTTTACATCATATAGACAAGATGCAAACTATCAATCAACTCTCTTCGACATTTCCCATTGAGAGACGTTAACTTGGGCAAAAGGAGTCATCTTTTAACATGTGAAAAATGACTCAAATGATGACAAAGAAGTAGGcttagaaatttattattagcaATTCCTTTGTATTGTCATTTTCCTCTTCACAAATCTCTATAAATAGCCTTTGGTTTCAGCATAGGAGGGATCTTGAAGTCATTTGCCtgttaaatttttgtttgtttcattattcGTGTAATATTTCAAGATTCTAATTGAGTAATAATATTGACCATTTATGTGTAAAATTTCAAGAtgtttaaaagtttataaaagaaattgtaaaagataaaaaaattattaaaattttacaaaataaaaaattacaaagttttGAAACAGTGATGGGGCAGTTTTAACCCAAAAGGATTAACTGTCCATTAGAAGTGCTTTATAACAAATTACAAGGGAGGGTCTACTTAAATTagtgtaaaattaaagttacaAAAACACAGTGTAAATAAATCTCtccaaattacaaaatataaaataaatatacaaattataaatttaatatatatgtataaataaaagaggGGAGAGATCCACTTATacaatctaatatttttaaaaccaacatttttcaaattatatccACTTTCATACACATATTTACTTGcatattgaattaattagtaTATGATTCATTTTTAAACtctaaatttaacttttataattaattaaaaaaataaaggattataatttaactctaaatttaacttttattgataattaataaagaaacaataataaaatattataattcaaactAATTATTACTAATAGAAGCTCAAGCGTATTTAGAGAAACTAGCAGATAGCTAAATGGATGCTTTAGTTTTGCTTCAAATAGGTGGTGGGAAAAATATGGCATCATTGGTCCTCTTGGAGCGGAAAAGCTTCTCTGTCTCAGCAGGAACCTTGAATGCTGCTTGAAGAACTTCTGGTGATATAGCCTTCCATGCCCCAATGCTTCCAGCCAAGTGGGTGAACATAGGGCTGCAAATCAAAACCACAACATGTTAAGCTTCATAATCTGCATATTAATGGAGTTTTAATGGATTTCAAAGTCTTGGAGCTTACTTTGGGGTGGTGATGATTGAGAACCATCACAAACCACCTGGATCAGCAATCTTTGAAACAACAAAGAACCTTGGCACAATCAACAGATTACCTGCTTTCACAATGGTTTCCAGGACCCGTTTGCCGTCCACACCCACCACTTGGAGACGACCGCTGCCCTTAACTATGTACGTTACCTGCAAGGCTGAATCACAAGAAAAGCCAGGGGAGCACATTGCATTACCTTCCAACCTAACGAGATCGGCCCCGAGACCAACCTGACCCACCAAAGGGAGGTTTTGGGTGTTCAAGAGCACGACATTGCCAGCGTTTTTGATATCGGTATCTAACGGAGCTTCCTTGCAGTTCAGGGCCATTCCTTTGCGGTGATCCGGCTTCGGTTCAGGCATCTTAACATTGGCATCAAGCTTGACAATGCCTTTGCCTGTTTGGTTTCCAATTAAGGCTTTGGCAATGTCATCATCCACATCCCATGCCCTTTTCACAAAATCAGTTGTGAAGCCAGTGAAGATGCCGTTGAAGCCAGTCAAGAAGAAATCAGTGAACTGACCAGGTTTATGGCCTTTTGAGGTATCTCCCATGAAAAGGACCACCAACTCAGTGTCCTCCTTGTTGTACCACCAGGTGATAACACCAAATGGAAGAGCAATTGCATCACCCTTCTTGATTGCAATCACTTTCTCCTCAGATTCAGGGAGAATAATCCCAGCAACACCACCTCCTACATTTAGAGATCAACACAATTCGACTTAATTgcaaattgaaatttcaatcaaaaCCACATGCTGTCATTGATCGACAATTGTTCCATCTTTGGAACTTGAAAAGCAAAGATTGGATTGATGTGAAACCAACGTtcttttttggaaaaagaaaagttgggTCTTTTTCTATATCAAATAAAAGCAACacagaaaagaacaaaagaataaCACATACaaagtttaaagaaaacaaGATCATTTGGTAGACACAAACACATAAAGTCCCTAAAAGAATCACAACAAGGAATAAAATTTGCAGCCAAACCCCAAACATCATAACAAAGCATAACGATATACCACACTGAATAACATAAACcataaaagaaagggaaaaaaagaaagattttgagCATATCCCAACTCTGATCATATatcataaaattcaacaaaaatgaaaaaggacaaAAACCTAGAAACACAAAACGGAAAAAGGAGATGAATTTGtgagaataataataatacctTGAAGGACATAAGCGACCATGGAAGAATCAGAGTAACGAGGGAGGGCAAAGCCATTCTTTTCAAGGGCCAGCTTGGCTGCACCAATGTTGCCTTCACGCAGCATAGGGAGTTCATTGGGGCACCAAGCGTAGTAGCTTCCACCATCGTCACCGT
The nucleotide sequence above comes from Gossypium raimondii isolate GPD5lz chromosome 13, ASM2569854v1, whole genome shotgun sequence. Encoded proteins:
- the LOC105784337 gene encoding glutelin type-D 1 — protein: MGLDLSPKLAKKVYGDDGGSYYAWCPNELPMLREGNIGAAKLALEKNGFALPRYSDSSMVAYVLQGGGVAGIILPESEEKVIAIKKGDAIALPFGVITWWYNKEDTELVVLFMGDTSKGHKPGQFTDFFLTGFNGIFTGFTTDFVKRAWDVDDDIAKALIGNQTGKGIVKLDANVKMPEPKPDHRKGMALNCKEAPLDTDIKNAGNVVLLNTQNLPLVGQVGLGADLVRLEGNAMCSPGFSCDSALQVTYIVKGSGRLQVVGVDGKRVLETIVKAGNLLIVPRFFVVSKIADPGGL